The genomic DNA GCAGCTCAGCCGCTTTATCGTAATGGCTGGCACCACCATAAACTTCACCCTCAGCAGTACTGGAGTTGGCGCCCGCAGGCAGCTGGTGATATTGGTCCTTCGGctcgtgttgctgctgcttttgctgctgcgctTGCACCCGGCTACTACCGCCGGTCGACGATTTCGACGATTTCGATCTggatcgagctgctgctgctgcaagctTCTTCCGCCGTTGCTGCGTCGAGGAAGCAAAGTGTTGACTCACTGCCttgctcttctttttcttcgagGAACGCGTTTTCGATGACGATCGGATTCCACCGCCACTTTTCCGCTtgctaccaccaccgccgctgcTACTGCTTCCACTACAACTACCACCGCCACTGGAGAAGGAGTTGCCCGCGTTGAACGATGAACTGTTGCCAAACGATTGATCGCCATTATCGCACGAAGTGTTTGCGCTGGAcgatacaccaccaccatccagcAACGCCATATTGCCATCGTCGGTGTTCGAGGTGGAGATGCTACGCCGCTTACTGCCCGGGATGGATATTCCGCCATCTTTGCGCTGCTCCTTCAGCTCCTGCTTGCGCTGCTGGGATTGCTCCATCTTGGCGAACGCTTTCACGATTGCCTCCATTTTGCGTTCTTCGCGCGTTAGCTTGCGACTCGGCTTTTCCGTCGCTTGCTTCTTCTCCGACCGTCCGGATGAGGAGGTATTATGCTGCTGAAGCTGTTCTCCGCTActtcgtttgcttttgctcgccgaatggtggtgatgattatgatgatgattgttaGGTGAACTGGAGCGCTTCACTGGAGACGAAGAACCGATTCCAATCATCATCGATTGTTGTTCAAACCCAATGGCGgtgggctgttgttgttgttgttgtggctcCGGCTTCTTTTCGATTCCTAGCTGTGGCTCCGTTTTAATAGTAATATCCCCAACACTCTCACCTACCGCGACTGAaactggcggtggtggtgttggttgcTGTTCTTCAGCCTCAACTTTCACCTCACAAACGACACCAGCCTCTTTCGCATCCTTCACGTCGCATGCCGAAGATACAGCAGGCTGTGCGACACCGGCAGTGCACGGGTACAGCAGAACATCCTTCTTCTCAatctgatgctgctgctgctgctgctgctgctcccgtTTCATCGCATCTATCACTACATCCACATTGGCAGGAATTCCGGCGCTCGTTCCCGGTTCTTCCTTTATCTGGGGAAAGAGAACAGTGCCACTAATCTCTTTCGCTCCATGCGACatcgactgctgctgctgtgttggTTTGTTCGGTGACAGCAGTAACGAAACCGGAGAACTTCTCGCGCCTGCCTGTTTCAGCGGTGAGCtcggtggtgatggttttATCTTCACCTTTATCACATCCTCCATGATTTCGAGTCGATGCaattcctgctgctgctggatcagCTCCATCCGTGTGCCGTGCTCAAGCAGCGCTGGATCGAGTGCTGCCGTTCCGGGGCGTGATCCGATACAACCGCCCGTTCCCGTTGCAGCTGCTCCTACTGCAACACCGCCACCCCCAGATGCCGCCATTGCTAGCAGCGCAGCAGCGGCTTCCGGTTGTTGCTCTTGAAAATGTGCCTGCAGCTGGTGCAGTTGCTTTTTCACCGGCGATTGTTGGTGGGGGGTTGCCAGTGTTAACGGCGTCGGCGGGTTAGGTGGCGCTCCAGACGGCGGCGATCGAatcgttgttggtggtggtggcgaacGAAGAGGAACATTCACTTCGTATTGGTGATACGGTGACGACATACGGGAAGGCATTATGTTTGGTTGTTGCACGCCAGCCGGTGTCTGACAGTACAGGTAAGGTGATCCAACTCCAGCACCCATTCCAGTTGGTTGTGGTGTTACAGGAGAACCCATCGTAGGAGGACCTAACAGCATCGGTTCTTGAGCCAGTGttggctgttgctgctggggtAGCATCGGTATTGGTTGTGGCATCGGAGATGATGCTGGCGGTGACAtcaaacaaccaccaccgggaGATGTCCCGAACAGCAGCCCGTCGCCTTCACCACCACTCGAGGAAATCGACCGCGTACTGTTGCTACGCGTCTTTTTCGATTTACCCGGCTTTCCGTGCTGATCCAGCAGCCCACCACCGCTCTCGGCAAGCGCTCGCTTTGATCCTGCCTTGCCACCCTTGACACCGCCACCTCCCACCCCCAATCCTGCTGCTACTCCTCCCGCGGTCGCGCCAGCTGCAGGAGCCGTTGCCGTAGAGTCGTTCAGCTGCGCGGAATAAGCGCAATCCTTTATcaacccacacgcacacacgtttgTTACGGTGGTATGCGTCAGAATGACAACACCTCCCATCCGATGGATCAGCTGCTCATCATGGCGGATGGTAATTTCCGTGTTTGACTTGATGTTTGTCGTCGCAACGATGTACAGATGCACCACGCCTTTCTCCACGCTGTGCAGCAATTCCGCGTTCGGCCGACACGACCGTCGCACGAAGCGTGCATCGTTTCCGTACGTGCGCGTATCCACGCACAGCTCCATCCCACCACATCCAGCCGCTGGCAGCTGGTAGAGAAACAGGAACGGGCCGGCATTCTTGTTCTGGCTTAGCTTTCCATTAGCGGCCATGTTAAACAGCGACTGCAGCTGTTTGTGCTGCGTGGTAAGCATATACTTTCCACGTACCTCGATGATCGGCGTGCGCGGTTCGATGTCACTCGTGCCAATGAGAATTTTTCCACCAGCATGCGGCACCGTGGTACAGCGTGGGGTGTGATTCGCCCCGACCGGTACCACCGTCAGCAGCCGGCTGTCTGTCAGCAGTGGATTTTGTGCCTGAAGCTTGGCAAAGGCTTGCAACCTCGCTCGCAGCTCCGGCGAGTAATGGTTAGTTGTCGCACGTTCGTAGCTGTCGATCCAGGTCCGTATCATGTTCATCAACTTTTCCGTGCTTTGTTCGGCGCTTTTCGACTTTTTCTTCGATGGTCTCGAGGCGGCTGCCGTGGGCGCacctgcagcagcaacggagCGCAGTTCCTTACCGGCTACAACACGCTTTCCCCCGTTTAATCGACTGTTCAGGGCTGTTTCCGCTTTTTTGCTCAGCTTTTTCGAGGCTCCgccactgctactactactatcacAGAACATTGATGCGGGCATTGTCGTTGTTGAGATGGATGTGGAAGGGTTTAACGCCCCCATTGCCGGATCCATCATAGGTACTCCACCAGACGACATCATCGCTCCTCGTAATGGACTCCCTCCTACCACTATGCCctcactaccaccaccagacaccatcatcattgtcgatgatgatgttgctgcgcccgctaccgctgctgctgctgctgctcccgcTACTGTCGAAGCGCAACTATTTGGAACCAACGCACTCATCGCATTATTCATCGCGATGGAACTGTtattggaggccccgagcatAATCGGACCAACCGTTGAAGTCGAGGACGATACACTGTCCGATTTTTTGCGCGATCCTCCACCCGATCGCGATTTTTTCGACCCTTTTGCGGGTGTCACTGGGACGGCATGATTCGTTGCGCCACCATTACTCTGCTGATGGGACATCACATCGCTGTACTGAtattgctgctgatggtgatgatggccgGCGGCGTACTGATGATTGCCACCCTTCACGCTTAGTGGCGGTGTCGGTGGCAATTGTTCTTGGTTTGTGCTTGATACACTGCCCCCACCGTCCGTTAGCGTTAGTGAGGAGgttggtgttgctgctccGGGAACAGCTACGTTGTTGTTTGCGAAAAACAGGCTCTGCTCTTTGCGCTTGTGTAGCTGCAGCTGGCGTGCTCGTGCCTTGTCGACGGGGCGCGGTTGGCAGAGTTCGCAATTATATTCGTCCGGTATGTTCATCCGATCGATTCCCATACAATCGACATGCTGCCAGGCGCTGTTAAAGAAAAGAGAATTCATTCATTTCATTAGAGGGATTGAGCATTTTCTTCTGAGAACTACGCAGCGAAGAATACTTACGAGCATTTATCACAGCATATCATGTAACCATCATCATGCGTTAAATCGCAGATGCAACGCGTCACAGAATCGTCCTCCCCTTCACCTTCCGGTGCCGTATCCGTCTCCTCGCCTAAATCATTGTCGTGCCCGGTCCGGGATCCGTTACTGATAACCGACTGTGCATCATCATTGTCATCGTTGGCCCCTGGTCGGGCCGTTGACAAGCCTCCCTTAGCCTGGTATAAAACCTGGTTCAGCTCAAACATGGCGCCCGATCCAACACCTTTCGAGGTTCCAAGCAATTCACTCGCGGCGGCTGCCGAAGTTAGTTTGGCCAGGTTCATCTGGGATATTGGCAACATCATGCTCGTGCTACCGATACCGGATGGAGCGACGGAAGCGGGAGCGGCCATCGTTTTCGTCGTGGAAGGATTCAGCCCAGCTGTAGATAGTGCTGACTGAggcgtcatcatcgtcatatCGATACCACCAGCAAGAGCAGATGTAGCAGTGGAATGTTGCACCGAAGCGATGTTTTGCGAAATTATTCCCGGCGCTGTAAAAGCGTTCTGATGGTGGTCGGTGACATTTGTCGCCATTGGCTCGCAATAGGTATGATCCTGCATTATTGCCTGCAGTATGTAGAACAAACCGGCCGATGGATCTACCGGCCCTGGCCGTACCTCGATGCTGTTTCCTTCCTCATCATCCCGGGATGAGTAATGTCCTGCAGTGCCGTGAGGAAACGTACCTGTCGTATTGCATTCTTTCAGCGGTATGCTATCCGCGTACAGGATCGTTGTAGCTTCGACGGATCCACTGTAAACGGATGAAATAATGGTTAAAATTAGTTGGTGACTCTCCTAAAATCGCGCTCGTAAATTTCTACCACTCGAACTCACCTCATTCGGCGACCGTCCGTCGAACTGGATGAATCGTAACGATGGCGACCCGTAACCATCGTCGGCCCCGATGAACCGGACGATTGGGCGGGCTCGTACGAATGGTGCCTGTTCGTGCCGTACATAATCTTTGCCGCGCTGCCAGACGTTTCGTGCGATTTTTGTGACAAACTTTGCAGTATCCTCGCTGTAGCCGTTTCATCGGACTGTCCGTTAAGGTAAATTATATCCGCATCGACGGATGGACTGGGTGCACCGGGCGTTGTCGTTACCGTCCTAGTGGACGTCATTCCGCAGGGAGAAGAGCTGTACGCGTAACGATACGATGATGGTGACGATGCCGTATGATTCCCTAACGCTTGTTGCTCTAGCGACATATTTGTCTGATGATCCAAAGCAACGTAATGCTGCGATGTACCGGTGACGGGAGAAGATGAAGCAAGAGGGCCGGAACTGTGCAGTTGAAGCTGGCTGCCACTATTGTTACGTCCACGGCCacctgcagcagcaccactTTTGCCCGATTTCACTGCCGACGGACTACCACCGGTGGTCGGTGGTGCCGACGGATTGTTTATCGCGTTTGAtaagctgctgctactgccctTTCCACCGCCGTACTTTGATACTGCATCGGCAAATGTCTGCTGATCGTATCCTCCAACGGTTGCAGCAGCTGTGTAGAGATTGCTTAATCCTTTATGTCCGATTGCTGATGATGAGATTGGCGAAGAAGTTGTCGTTGTGAACGTTGCAGTCGTGCCGAACATGCCCACACCGGTTGCACTGCTGGAGGAGCTGACAATGTAATTGCCCGCACTGCTGATCgcagaagaggaagaaggcGTAAATCGGCCACCGCTCGATACCTTACTACCGCCAGTGAGCGAGGTGGGCACGTTTATCATCATCGTAGTCCCAACAGCGCCAGGTGTTGTGTGTGGCGTTTGTTGCAAAACAacctgctgatgctgctgctggcctcCGGCCCCTATGTACGTACTCTGTGCCGGCAGCTGGGGCGATTGTGTCCGTGACTGAGATGACACCTGGTGAATCTGTATCAGCTGATTCTTACCCGATTTCAGCATGTTAACACCACCCGGACCACCGCCTTGTTTCGAACCGCCCAGGATGTGATGAATTGGGGTCGTTAGTTTAATGCTGTTCAGTGGTGTGgtggtactgctgctaccggtACTTTGCTGGCCGTAAGCCGACACGGGAATTATCATCTGGGCATGTTGTTGCGGGATGGTAGAAGCTTGGGGACTGGTATTGTGATAGACAGCTTGTGCCGTTGATGTTGTGTAAACCGAGCTCATCTGCTGCAACTCGAGCGGCGAACCACTGGATGTTACTGCCGATGCTGTAGCGCCACTATTATTACTCTTCATGTAAAACATCGAAGAGGAAACATTGGCACCCTTTTGCGATGACGACGGACTGTTTCGGACTGTCTTTAGGCTCACATTAACCGCTGCcgattgctgttgttgttgttgctgctgctgctgctgctgcttcatgaCGGCCAGCGGCTTTAGCGTCACGTTCGACAATcttggctgctgttgctgcagcatTTTGAGTGATGCATTTTGGCTGACTTTGCTCTTACTAGTAACCGGGATGGGTTTCACGTGTGCGGTTGTCACTACGTTTTTCAACTCTACTGATGATCCACCACCGCCTCCTGTATCCTGAATCTGTCCGATCGAGCTGTTGTACTGAATTTGTTGCTGTGGCTGTTGTTGCAGAATGCGACTGCCATTGCTtagtgctgctgttgctgctgtggtttGTGTTGGTGCCGAACTGTTGCTATTCGTCGGTATCCTGGTTACGAGCTGAATGTTTCGAGGCACCGTAAGCTTCTGCACCATCGTCGTGGTTGTCGCCGACGATGCAATGCTATTACTGATACTGGTTAGaatcccaccaccaccaccactagcaaTGGACACTGTCGGCACTACATGTGGCTGCGGTACGGAAGAACCAGCGGCAGAGGTCAgcagatgctgctgctgcgacggtGAACCCACGAAcgaatgttgctgctgctgatggttgtTGAGATGTTTCATCTTCGCTATTGGCAAACTGATCAGCTTGCTCGAGCCCAGCTTTCCACAGAGCGAAGTGAAGACGTTAATATTTTTGCCATTCGAATCGACGTAATTGAacgtcgccgtcgtctgcgGCATCTGTAGTTGCATCTGCTGCTGAGCCTGTtgttgcggctgctgctgactCTTCGAAACAAGCGTCACGTTACTTAGCACTTGCATACGATTGCCTCCATCTGCTGGTACATTGATACTGTTGCTCATCTGGTTcccactactgctgctactgctgctactgctgttgtGGCTATTGCTGTTACTGGTGATAGGGGCGCCGACGCTGCTATTATTGCTAAAACTACTGTTACTGCTATTGCTGCTCAGCGTGGTCGTCGTCCCCGCCGCACCATAACTTGTGCAGATCATGTTGGAATACtgtactgttgttgttgttgttgtaccaccaccggcacacTCACCCCTCAGCTTAAGAGCGGCCGCAACATTAGACAACTGTTGCAGCCCGCTAGCTGCTGCCGCGACGGTTTCGTTGCATTCCAACAGCGGATGATGTTGATGGACCACCGGTTGTTGATGCCGAAGGCGGTTGCTTGCTGCTCCGTccgggagctgctgctgctgctgctgctgatgtgttACTGTGGTAACAACGTTGCTATTGCTATAACTGTGTCCTTCTATTGCTGCGCCTGCTCCTTGGGAGATGGGATTACTTGTTCCACTTCCTACGATATTGAACTTGTTACTGTTTACAGCACCAGCCGGTGCTGTCATGACGCTTTCTCGCGGTGCCGATGACATGATGAGGTTAGCTTGGAATTGCTCTCGGTGTAGCTACTATTGCTACCGTTTCTTGCTTTGCTGATGGTGTTCCGCGTCTTGCGGTCATTTATATGAACGTAGTAATTACAAACAATGCCACAATTCCttggttcgttcgttctgcTAGTGACTCTTCTCCGAGAACACGAGGATCTTTTAAGAAGCTGAAGATAAAACAACTTAttcacacatcacacacaacaaacgggcacacataaacacacacaaacacactcttTCTCTGTTTATCCTGCCGCGCGTACGCTGCTTTCTCGATGTAGTTGTACGCGGCGGCCGCTAGAACGCAGGGCTGTTATCACTTTTTAGAGTCGCTGTGGGGTTTTTCAAATCCcggctctgctgctgctattgccGTATTATCTCCTATCAAACAATGTTCATGCATAGGACACGAAGAATTTTTAGCAGCGCACTGTCGCACGGTGGTAAATGGTGGTTGCGATCGATGCAAGTAACTGAGAAAAACAATCCACTTTACGACTGTCTTCGAATGATGCAGTAACAGTGGTAGGCACCGAGGAAAAGCTGTGTTGATCCGCCAAAACAATCGGCATTGGTAAAGATGATGTTTCTGCCCTTCCAACGGCGTTGGGGGCCGGTGGATCACCACCAATGCGGTAATAATCGAAATGGCCTTCGTTTGCGTCCGATGATAGTGCTGGTAGTAGCTTGAAGGCCATGTCAGAACGATTCATAGcagtgttgttggtgttggtgcccAGAATCCTGCAAATGTAACACGAAAGGAGCATTAGAAGGACGTTGAATTAACGGGTTCAAACATTTAGAAGTGAATAACTACGAAACATTACAGCGCTGGCAAAGAAGGAAACAATAGAGCGTTCATGATCATTTCTTCCCATCCGTATTATGAATGTAGCttaacaagcaaaacaaggAGCGAACAAATGATGGAAACATGCGCACTTGTGCATCTCGAAGGCAGGAATCGATAGCACAAGACAGAAGCATATTAAAACATTTCTCTTTGAAGTTCTCATTAGTGGAGGTATAGGCTATAGGCCTGATGCTCGCCTATAGAATGTATGGCTAAACCGACTGCTGCAATGCAAACATTTGCAATTACAAACGCAAGCAGCTCCTTCATTTTAATGCAAACCTTCGCGACAAATTTGTTCTAAACGCGCTCAAACCCCGAACATAGCGGAGCAGccagagaaagaaaaaatcaattacattTTGATCACCCTTCCCTGAGCAAATCGCTACTGCGTCATATATATAAAAATGTACAACACCTCCTCCTCAACACCAGGCCGTAGCAGATAGGCAGACAAACAGCTATATGGcaaagaaggaaataaaaaaaaatcgccaccGCATCGAAACCTTCAACTCGACCACCGTAAACGGATGAATattatctctcgctctctctcacacacacacaaataggCTTGGAAACCAACAATCGCAAACGGTGACACCCACACACTCGCAACTAGCGGTATCACGACGTAagtaaatgagaaaaaaaaacccctctccCACTCCCTTCCCTTTATCCACCCCCTACCAACCCAAACTCTTTCAAACTATTCGAAATCCGCGATTCGCATCACAAAAGCGGTAGTGCGCAGTCTCGCGTTTAATTCCGGATTCTCCCACTGCCTtgcgggtgcgtgtgtgtgtgtgtacgtttgtCGAACGTCAATGTACGTGGTACAGTGTAGCATCCGTGTGTCAAATAATGGTAGACCTGACGTTTCACTGCGCTTTCCTGCtgccacacaacaacacaaattTCCAAAAAAAGGCCCTTTGCAACCAGACACAGGATACCTAACCTCATTTCATCACATGTGTTCATCACAACACTATCATAGTGTTTTGTTGGTGCGTCGAAACGCATCCTCGTCCTACGATGTGATGAAACTGTCATGGCGATGATTTTCTTCGCATTCACATCTTCCTACCACGCGCTTTTCGCATTCACCACATTCCACAATTTATCCTTcacgttctctctctctctctctctctttctctctcattctcggTCACTCTCCTATTTTTGTGTGGATTCCTCTCTATCGTGACATTCTGACACATCGGTGGAGTTTGTAGATCgccagcacgcacacactcacacacacttctatacatttttttcaaacccccattcgcacacacacacacacttctctATCCATCGCATCTTGTACACGGAGCCATTGCATTAGTGTGCGTGTTGCTAAacgacacaaaacaaacatggcCGCTTCATTATTTTCACTTCGGCAGTGTTTCCTTTCAAGCACGTTTTGACGCAATACATCACGTTTAAGGGTGCATCAACCACCAGCGCGGGTGAGGAAAATGCACTTTAGTCACAGACGTTTCGTACATGGGGATGGAATGGCGAATTTTTAAACCATAACACGCTAAACAAACTCTGCTTACAAATGGTTCCTGTTCTCTTCTtgctctttttgttttcgtcttcACTATTGCAACACATTTTCAACCTAtcctacgcacgcacacacgtacacgcactGTTACAGTATACACATTACAAAAAAGCTAATAGCcgtacgctgctgctgctctcgcACTAACG from Anopheles stephensi strain Indian chromosome 2, UCI_ANSTEP_V1.0, whole genome shotgun sequence includes the following:
- the LOC118504790 gene encoding mucin-19; protein product: MSSAPRESVMTAPAGAVNSNKFNIVGSGTSNPISQGAGAAIEGHSYSNSNVVTTVTHQQQQQQQLPDGAASNRLRHQQPVVHQHHPLLECNETVAAAASGLQQLSNVAAALKLRGECAGGGTTTTTTVQYSNMICTSYGAAGTTTTLSSNSSNSSFSNNSSVGAPITSNSNSHNSSSSSSSSSGNQMSNSINVPADGGNRMQVLSNVTLVSKSQQQPQQQAQQQMQLQMPQTTATFNYVDSNGKNINVFTSLCGKLGSSKLISLPIAKMKHLNNHQQQQHSFVGSPSQQQHLLTSAAGSSVPQPHVVPTVSIASGGGGGILTSISNSIASSATTTTMVQKLTVPRNIQLVTRIPTNSNSSAPTQTTAATAALSNGSRILQQQPQQQIQYNSSIGQIQDTGGGGGSSVELKNVVTTAHVKPIPVTSKSKVSQNASLKMLQQQQPRLSNVTLKPLAVMKQQQQQQQQQQQQSAAVNVSLKTVRNSPSSSQKGANVSSSMFYMKSNNSGATASAVTSSGSPLELQQMSSVYTTSTAQAVYHNTSPQASTIPQQHAQMIIPVSAYGQQSTGSSSTTTPLNSIKLTTPIHHILGGSKQGGGPGGVNMLKSGKNQLIQIHQVSSQSRTQSPQLPAQSTYIGAGGQQQHQQVVLQQTPHTTPGAVGTTMMINVPTSLTGGSKVSSGGRFTPSSSSAISSAGNYIVSSSSSATGVGMFGTTATFTTTTSSPISSSAIGHKGLSNLYTAAATVGGYDQQTFADAVSKYGGGKGSSSSLSNAINNPSAPPTTGGSPSAVKSGKSGAAAGGRGRNNSGSQLQLHSSGPLASSSPVTGTSQHYVALDHQTNMSLEQQALGNHTASSPSSYRYAYSSSPCGMTSTRTVTTTPGAPSPSVDADIIYLNGQSDETATARILQSLSQKSHETSGSAAKIMYGTNRHHSYEPAQSSGSSGPTMVTGRHRYDSSSSTDGRRMSGSVEATTILYADSIPLKECNTTGTFPHGTAGHYSSRDDEEGNSIEVRPGPVDPSAGLFYILQAIMQDHTYCEPMATNVTDHHQNAFTAPGIISQNIASVQHSTATSALAGGIDMTMMTPQSALSTAGLNPSTTKTMAAPASVAPSGIGSTSMMLPISQMNLAKLTSAAAASELLGTSKGVGSGAMFELNQVLYQAKGGLSTARPGANDDNDDAQSVISNGSRTGHDNDLGEETDTAPEGEGEDDSVTRCICDLTHDDGYMICCDKCSAWQHVDCMGIDRMNIPDEYNCELCQPRPVDKARARQLQLHKRKEQSLFFANNNVAVPGAATPTSSLTLTDGGGSVSSTNQEQLPPTPPLSVKGGNHQYAAGHHHHQQQYQYSDVMSHQQSNGGATNHAVPVTPAKGSKKSRSGGGSRKKSDSVSSSTSTVGPIMLGASNNSSIAMNNAMSALVPNSCASTVAGAAAAAAVAGAATSSSTMMMVSGGGSEGIVVGGSPLRGAMMSSGGVPMMDPAMGALNPSTSISTTTMPASMFCDSSSSSGGASKKLSKKAETALNSRLNGGKRVVAGKELRSVAAAGAPTAAASRPSKKKSKSAEQSTEKLMNMIRTWIDSYERATTNHYSPELRARLQAFAKLQAQNPLLTDSRLLTVVPVGANHTPRCTTVPHAGGKILIGTSDIEPRTPIIEVRGKYMLTTQHKQLQSLFNMAANGKLSQNKNAGPFLFLYQLPAAGCGGMELCVDTRTYGNDARFVRRSCRPNAELLHSVEKGVVHLYIVATTNIKSNTEITIRHDEQLIHRMGGVVILTHTTVTNVCACGLIKDCAYSAQLNDSTATAPAAGATAGGVAAGLGVGGGGVKGGKAGSKRALAESGGGLLDQHGKPGKSKKTRSNSTRSISSSGGEGDGLLFGTSPGGGCLMSPPASSPMPQPIPMLPQQQQPTLAQEPMLLGPPTMGSPVTPQPTGMGAGVGSPYLYCQTPAGVQQPNIMPSRMSSPYHQYEVNVPLRSPPPPTTIRSPPSGAPPNPPTPLTLATPHQQSPVKKQLHQLQAHFQEQQPEAAAALLAMAASGGGGVAVGAAATGTGGCIGSRPGTAALDPALLEHGTRMELIQQQQELHRLEIMEDVIKVKIKPSPPSSPLKQAGARSSPVSLLLSPNKPTQQQQSMSHGAKEISGTVLFPQIKEEPGTSAGIPANVDVVIDAMKREQQQQQQQHQIEKKDVLLYPCTAGVAQPAVSSACDVKDAKEAGVVCEVKVEAEEQQPTPPPPVSVAVGESVGDITIKTEPQLGIEKKPEPQQQQQQPTAIGFEQQSMMIGIGSSSPVKRSSSPNNHHHNHHHHSASKSKRSSGEQLQQHNTSSSGRSEKKQATEKPSRKLTREERKMEAIVKAFAKMEQSQQRKQELKEQRKDGGISIPGSKRRSISTSNTDDGNMALLDGGGVSSSANTSCDNGDQSFGNSSSFNAGNSFSSGGGSCSGSSSSGGGGSKRKSGGGIRSSSKTRSSKKKKSKAVSQHFASSTQQRRKKLAAAAARSRSKSSKSSTGGSSRVQAQQQKQQQHEPKDQYHQLPAGANSSTAEGEVYGGASHYDKAAELLLTFSQSATSSSGAAQLMGVTSTNVVGETPGMAGAGTGSLPMLSSACMLIEAAVGPLETASTMLMGGRPLNHLPSSVLVSTPSAPSPPVIGATLESPSPVEQQQDFKYPAKAKTKKSMSREWLSGHQLAMEQGDSGYATTPTEDRNITGSEVLTHHRQPLHLKTNFEDRPTVVGPGDGGNIMIAAKKVEEFIMQNSPQPDDNATSHSSTPSHAASVVASSAQQHSGTNKWSSGEVGSTGGSDGKMESAAVKKRWLRQAISEETDEHPGGAGGGPGGVALLHSSSSSSSSPPPPNGFTTPLKKRRVIRENPLTSDAVVSSESQLQQQHMQQQQMFVSTNAAIPSSLVVSSTTSGGAPNNSGMFWDHSVSPEKQAMDLSSHRAPPPPPPPTTSGPVKMLTPLHFADPGPMPTASDPSITPSVPSPSLVPSGMQELPPTTLAVHTQLHLGSGSVGVAPPQHSHLHHPHHPYPMLQQIQHQPHHTLPLAMAAQIQYETSVVMEEPSAGNVEPPPSLPPVIAEPQSTVVKGQSEDEDEYTATKTGSPVTTTSPAAYTEPPAEEIVEQVVEEEQQQQGVVEQELEEVVMVEQEEVVMVEQEELMQQDEEVVVEQEDMVVEEQEVVAEEEVAEVQEQKGEPTSQSPLIQTDELEPSMEVAMESEAGELSDPANDSKSSTSSKGSQKYTEHDVDEFADLVEEIVQESYEVEQKKKAAAAAAAAKRESCAANTEAKHQEKLKSGHQADPTADVEFAAAMSSGSSVSVPEKEKQRADTKASPKKCLEQSKKKASSAVEGVEYCEEKEGKSAVMAPSEDKRDTSGAESLSSTFDEIVESIVEERLAAMNDDCPPEVIDDDTDGGAEEESVLVYVQEEEEESNTKEVRIVDEDSEDALMREVEEEMLEMMSETSQLRQGLPRSLNEDEEERDVRFIAEEEDGDAVKPDAVKPAAEESTTKPPTSKAEWSAPVASSSPKHVANGTKEESKRTLPARTTGAAGTEDSEQSELADLQKVIASFHSETINNLISRNRSKSKKGGSSRSSVSSPNAAESKKQVKLNFDLSVKDDAVNVTLQKPSSEVRSGEGSASEVTSVTAALPPMVLPPSSVSVLAASTTLATSNSVSTIIPIPASSLGNSTGVGSVVIPSVTTFGSEPIRSFSTLRPDPPMSAGLVAGGHLSTLGGYHLHQRRGSVTGSSSSFLDYPGSGAGSASAATAAGTPSNVSATGGIYQYRSEVSNLLERTAMLAPLHRPTSFSTLGSLTSSLVGTVGSVKSSLLLGTTESLSTLGSTASTSIVGGSITPTGTTPTGGIPAVGSYPKIFTKTASSDPRLNPALVAAAAAAAASTGTDASSSTSATGPASAPITPKRKLSITEYRKRKQQSSTEGTASSSTGSTPTTPSSTGIGGSTTSLSSSLSAAVSSASALLASKGSSRRENCTTPSGSSAVSSAISSNDVSSSISRELIMALDIVDLPEEAKSGDNSNSSSSSSSIGGRGGGVRTSAGGGAGGTAGLSNGTLGKLSGKDSGAASGGSSSPADSSAASNHHSLHNHHHHHHHNHYEGLSAAEEITTTFSATPTLAELRSEGGMSAERLKSLKYFP